Proteins found in one Sporohalobacter salinus genomic segment:
- a CDS encoding DUF3343 domain-containing protein yields MTFYSTHLALEFERAIKEEEIKAKSIPVPRQISSSCGIAGRFDEAKLEAVKNTCQKYDIEFEQIYKVYKDKSKEPKKLA; encoded by the coding sequence ATAACCTTCTACTCTACCCATCTAGCTCTAGAATTTGAAAGAGCTATCAAAGAAGAAGAAATAAAAGCAAAATCTATCCCAGTACCGCGTCAGATCAGCTCTTCTTGTGGTATAGCAGGTAGATTTGATGAAGCCAAACTAGAAGCAGTAAAAAACACTTGTCAAAAGTATGATATAGAGTTTGAACAGATTTATAAAGTTTATAAAGATAAATCAAAAGAGCCAAAAAAATTAGCTTAA
- a CDS encoding aminotransferase class V-fold PLP-dependent enzyme produces MKDVYLDNAATSRIKPDSVLEAMNDYLTEIGCSPGRGGYECSLQASRIVLNTRLTFADFFNVDTPEQIVFTHNITHGLNYALKGLLSKGDHVITTSIEHNAVVRPLKSLEEAGIIEVDYISCDKAGILDPEDIEEAVRDNTKLLVATHASNIVGTLTPAKQLGEIADRNDLYFILDTAQTAGIYDLDFSDLKLDVLAFTGHKGLMGPTGTGGLAISKEVAQEMTPLIEGGTGSISDKEYQPDFLPDKFESGTMNTVGLSGLKAGVEFIKEEGLGKIKEHEFELTNRLLQGLDVINGINIYGPGNVKLQTSTVSIGVDDFDLGELSFVLDDEYGIMTRSGLHCAPLAHRTIGSFPEGTLRFSIGYFNTVEEIDYTLESLEEIIRTK; encoded by the coding sequence ATGAAAGATGTCTATCTAGATAATGCTGCTACTTCTCGTATTAAGCCAGATAGCGTATTAGAGGCTATGAATGACTATCTAACTGAGATTGGTTGTAGTCCTGGTCGCGGTGGTTATGAATGTTCACTGCAAGCGAGTCGAATAGTATTGAATACTAGACTTACTTTTGCTGACTTTTTTAATGTAGATACGCCAGAACAGATTGTTTTTACTCATAATATTACTCATGGACTCAATTATGCTCTTAAAGGTTTATTGAGCAAGGGAGATCATGTGATTACAACTTCGATTGAACATAATGCAGTAGTTAGACCTCTTAAAAGTTTAGAAGAAGCTGGAATTATTGAAGTAGATTATATTTCTTGTGACAAAGCAGGAATTTTAGATCCTGAAGATATAGAGGAAGCAGTTCGGGATAATACTAAGCTATTGGTTGCTACCCATGCTTCTAATATAGTAGGAACTTTAACTCCAGCAAAGCAGTTAGGAGAAATTGCTGATAGAAATGATTTATATTTTATTTTAGATACGGCCCAGACAGCAGGAATTTATGATCTTGATTTTTCTGATTTAAAGTTGGATGTATTGGCTTTTACCGGTCATAAGGGCTTGATGGGACCGACAGGAACTGGAGGACTTGCTATCAGTAAAGAAGTAGCTCAAGAAATGACTCCGTTGATTGAAGGAGGTACTGGTAGTATTTCTGATAAGGAGTATCAACCAGATTTTTTGCCTGATAAATTTGAAAGTGGTACGATGAATACTGTGGGGTTGTCAGGATTGAAAGCTGGAGTTGAGTTTATTAAAGAAGAAGGGCTAGGGAAGATAAAAGAACATGAATTTGAATTAACTAATAGATTATTACAAGGATTAGATGTGATTAATGGTATTAACATATATGGACCTGGAAATGTTAAGTTGCAAACTTCCACAGTTTCTATAGGTGTTGATGATTTTGATTTAGGTGAATTAAGTTTTGTTTTAGATGATGAATATGGAATTATGACTCGCTCTGGACTGCATTGTGCGCCTTTAGCCCATAGAACTATTGGTAGCTTTCCAGAAGGTACTCTTCGTTTTAGTATTGGTTACTTTAATACTGTCGAAGAAATTGATTATACTTTGGAGAGTTTAGAGGAGATTATCCGGACTAAATAA